From Dreissena polymorpha isolate Duluth1 chromosome 15, UMN_Dpol_1.0, whole genome shotgun sequence, a single genomic window includes:
- the LOC127859590 gene encoding uncharacterized protein LOC127859590, producing the protein ITATSSDSIPLASSDTITVTSSDSDTITATSSDSIPLASSDTIDTIIVTSSDTITATSSDTITS; encoded by the exons attacggccacatcgtCTGACAGCATTCCTCTCGCATcgtctgataccattacagtcacatcatctgac tctgacacaattacggccacatcgtCTGACAGCATTCCTCTcgcatcttctgataccatt gataccattatagtaacatcttctgacacaattacggctacatcttctgatacaattaca tcataA